One part of the Sporosarcina ureae genome encodes these proteins:
- the rlmN gene encoding 23S rRNA (adenine(2503)-C(2))-methyltransferase RlmN encodes MKKSIYGLTIEQLTDFLIENGQKKYRAAQVWDWLYKKRVLSFDEMNNINQETIDVLNENFSVQTLEQNVKQVSQDGTVKFLFKMHDGNLIETVLMKFPYGHSVCVTTQVGCNIGCSFCASGLLRKNRDLDAGEIVGQIMKVQEYLDGKGEDERVSHIVVMGIGEPFDNYSNLMDFLHVVNHQKGLSIGARHITVSTSGLTEKIKDFADEKLQVNLAVSLHAPNNELRSSIMKINKAFPIEKLMDSINYYLEKTNRRITFEYILLRDVNDHVKEAEELGRLLADKRHLSYVNLIPYNPVDEHGQYQRSEPEAIKSFYEALRRKGINGGVRLENGTDIDAACGQLRSKQIKKTKKQPVGE; translated from the coding sequence ATGAAAAAATCGATATACGGTTTGACAATTGAACAATTGACAGACTTTCTTATAGAAAACGGACAAAAAAAGTACCGTGCAGCACAAGTTTGGGACTGGCTCTATAAAAAGCGTGTCTTATCTTTTGATGAAATGAATAATATTAATCAAGAAACCATTGATGTATTGAATGAAAACTTCTCGGTTCAAACACTTGAGCAAAACGTTAAGCAAGTTTCACAGGACGGCACTGTGAAATTCCTTTTCAAAATGCATGATGGCAACTTGATCGAAACGGTTTTGATGAAATTCCCTTATGGTCATTCTGTTTGTGTCACAACACAAGTCGGATGTAATATCGGTTGCAGTTTCTGTGCAAGCGGACTTTTGCGCAAAAATCGTGATCTAGATGCAGGGGAAATTGTGGGTCAAATTATGAAGGTGCAAGAGTATCTTGATGGCAAAGGCGAAGATGAACGCGTAAGCCATATTGTAGTTATGGGTATAGGCGAGCCGTTCGACAACTATTCGAACCTGATGGACTTCCTTCATGTCGTAAATCACCAAAAAGGTCTATCAATCGGTGCGCGTCATATTACGGTTTCAACAAGTGGTCTGACAGAGAAGATCAAAGACTTTGCAGATGAAAAACTACAAGTAAACTTGGCGGTTTCATTACATGCGCCGAATAATGAGTTACGTTCATCCATCATGAAGATTAACAAAGCATTCCCGATTGAAAAATTGATGGATTCAATCAACTATTATTTAGAAAAAACGAATCGTCGTATCACATTTGAGTATATTTTATTGCGTGACGTGAATGACCACGTCAAAGAAGCAGAAGAGTTGGGTCGATTGCTTGCGGATAAGCGTCACCTTTCATACGTCAACCTAATTCCGTACAATCCAGTAGATGAACATGGCCAGTATCAGCGGAGTGAACCCGAGGCGATTAAATCGTTCTACGAAGCGCTTAGACGCAAAGGGATCAACGGTGGAGTACGTCTTGAAAACGGTACAGATATTGATGCGGCATGCGGTCAACTACGAAGTAAACAAATCAAAAAAACAAAAAAACAACCGGTCGGAGAATAA
- a CDS encoding sensor histidine kinase, with amino-acid sequence MNNLNLSKKMLFVFLGSITCTILFSFFFIHYLYTELYKEQIKESIIYQGNRTASHYHYGELSDSIIEKIQWYNIVSEYEIIVVDRLDDLTSYFPYKIDYQSLINDSDEKILETGKPVMKEGYVDELNREIFGGIFPIKGENGLIGFIYIYVPLAAIQDVFHDSLPIMILVGSLFFLVLFLILRRVWRSLFEPLQTLQTYSEEVSKGDYSNRLNTGRTDEIGKLATAFDSMSRSLEEQDQRKKDFTSNIVHELRTPLTYISGYAQLSRNKIDSSPDDVKHYLSTIEKETERLKKLIHDLVELNHLEQDVYTLETEPIAIAQLLLDTLELFVIRLQDKNIQLSTSIDEELILEGDPKRLQQVFYNTIDNAVKYAEQSITIHLTASKQGAQYRIANDGVTIEEEDVERIGERFFRTDKARTRTTGGTGLGLSIVKEIVRLHGGTFTISNEITETIVIIELPEQIQRSENS; translated from the coding sequence ATGAATAATTTAAATCTTAGCAAAAAGATGTTGTTTGTATTTTTAGGAAGCATCACGTGTACCATATTATTTTCATTCTTCTTCATTCATTACTTATATACCGAATTATATAAAGAACAAATTAAAGAGTCGATCATATATCAAGGAAATCGAACAGCTTCCCATTATCATTACGGAGAGCTCAGTGATTCGATCATCGAAAAGATTCAATGGTATAACATCGTCTCAGAGTATGAAATTATCGTCGTAGATCGCTTAGATGATTTAACGTCCTATTTCCCCTACAAGATTGATTATCAATCACTCATCAATGATAGCGACGAGAAGATATTAGAGACGGGTAAGCCCGTTATGAAAGAAGGCTATGTAGATGAACTAAATCGGGAAATCTTCGGTGGGATTTTCCCTATTAAAGGAGAAAACGGACTGATTGGTTTCATATATATATATGTTCCGCTCGCTGCGATCCAAGATGTTTTTCACGACAGTTTACCCATTATGATACTCGTCGGGAGCCTATTCTTCCTCGTTCTATTTCTAATTTTGCGGCGTGTGTGGCGTTCGCTATTCGAACCGTTGCAAACATTGCAGACCTATTCAGAAGAAGTGTCTAAAGGTGATTATTCGAATCGACTCAATACAGGACGGACAGATGAGATAGGTAAACTGGCGACTGCATTCGATTCAATGAGTCGTTCCCTTGAAGAGCAAGATCAGCGCAAGAAAGATTTTACGTCAAATATTGTACATGAGCTCAGGACACCATTGACGTATATTAGCGGCTACGCGCAACTTTCACGCAATAAAATTGATTCGTCTCCCGATGATGTAAAACACTACTTATCAACCATCGAGAAAGAAACCGAACGCTTAAAGAAGCTTATACATGATTTAGTCGAGCTAAACCATTTGGAACAGGATGTATATACACTGGAAACTGAACCGATTGCAATTGCGCAATTACTATTAGATACGTTGGAATTATTTGTGATTCGATTACAGGACAAAAATATTCAGTTGAGCACATCGATTGATGAGGAATTGATTTTGGAAGGTGATCCTAAACGATTGCAACAAGTCTTTTATAACACGATCGATAATGCAGTAAAATATGCTGAGCAATCCATTACTATTCATCTGACCGCCAGTAAGCAAGGTGCACAATATCGCATCGCCAATGACGGCGTGACCATAGAAGAAGAGGACGTAGAGCGAATCGGAGAACGCTTTTTCCGTACCGATAAAGCACGAACTCGCACAACAGGCGGTACTGGACTTGGTCTATCGATCGTCAAAGAAATTGTTCGGTTACACGGAGGTACATTCACGATTTCCAATGAAATAACAGAAACCATTGTGATCATTGAATTACCTGAGCAAATACAAAGGAGTGAAAACAGTTGA
- a CDS encoding SCO family protein, which produces MKRLIPFLLMLVLFINGCSQPLERGKQVREFTFTDQHDQPFSSKELSGSPWIADFIFTNCTTVCPTLTSEMADLQAELKDQDIEMNFVSFTVDPDTDTPAVLKDYISNFTDDESNWHFLTGYSQQQFEAFAREEFQTFVLKHKSSTQVVHGTNFYLLDSEGYILKEYNFSNDSYKEELLADLKRMK; this is translated from the coding sequence TTGAAACGTCTGATTCCTTTTCTGTTGATGCTCGTACTATTCATCAATGGGTGCAGTCAACCTCTTGAACGTGGGAAACAAGTCCGTGAATTCACCTTCACGGATCAGCATGATCAACCATTCAGTTCCAAGGAGCTTTCCGGTTCGCCATGGATTGCAGACTTCATTTTCACAAATTGTACAACAGTTTGTCCAACGTTGACGAGTGAGATGGCAGACCTACAAGCAGAATTGAAAGATCAGGACATCGAAATGAACTTCGTCTCTTTTACTGTAGATCCTGATACCGATACACCTGCAGTTTTGAAAGACTATATTTCAAACTTTACTGATGATGAATCAAACTGGCATTTCCTGACGGGCTACTCACAACAACAATTCGAAGCGTTTGCTCGGGAAGAGTTCCAGACTTTTGTGCTGAAACATAAATCTTCTACGCAAGTTGTCCATGGTACAAATTTCTATCTACTGGATTCGGAAGGCTATATTCTTAAGGAGTATAACTTCTCAAATGATTCTTATAAAGAAGAGTTATTGGCCGATCTAAAACGCATGAAATAA
- a CDS encoding cyclic 2,3-diphosphoglycerate synthase, which yields MKTKNIIIIGAAGRDFHNFNTYYRGKEEYNVVAFTATQIPDIDGRKYPTELAGELYPEGIPIYSQDQLPELIKELEVDECVFSYSDLSYDKVMGIGAIVNSAGANFTLLGSKATMIKSNKPVISVCAVRTGTGKSQTSRKIIETLLEHDLKVVAIRHPMPYGDLAEQRVQRYATVEDFKKHKCTIEEMEEYEPHVDRGNIIYAGVDYQDILDAAENDPDGCDVILWDGGNNDFSFYEPDLAITVLDPHRPGHELKYYPGEVCLRTTDVSIINKIDSASEKAIQTVENNIKFAAPNSTIIKAESKISVDNPEIIKGKRVLIVEDGPTLTHGEMKLGAGVIAAQRLGAAEIVDPRPFAVGSLITTFEKYQHIENILPAMGYGDEQLKDLEATINAADVDAVIIGTPMDLSRVININKPCTRVYYDLDEIGTPNLETVLTEFIKKHNLSTTNV from the coding sequence ATGAAAACAAAAAATATAATTATTATTGGTGCAGCAGGAAGAGACTTCCACAATTTCAATACATATTACCGCGGTAAAGAAGAATACAATGTCGTGGCATTTACAGCGACACAAATTCCAGATATCGATGGACGTAAATATCCGACTGAATTGGCTGGCGAATTATATCCAGAAGGAATTCCGATCTACTCACAAGATCAGCTACCTGAATTAATCAAAGAACTAGAAGTAGATGAATGTGTATTCTCTTATAGTGACCTAAGCTACGATAAAGTGATGGGAATTGGCGCAATTGTGAACTCGGCTGGAGCTAACTTTACATTACTTGGATCAAAAGCAACGATGATCAAAAGTAATAAACCCGTTATTTCTGTTTGTGCAGTTAGAACAGGAACAGGGAAGAGTCAGACGTCACGTAAAATTATCGAAACATTGCTTGAGCATGACTTGAAAGTAGTAGCGATCCGTCACCCAATGCCTTATGGCGATTTGGCTGAACAACGTGTACAGCGTTATGCAACAGTAGAAGACTTCAAAAAACATAAATGTACGATTGAAGAAATGGAAGAATACGAGCCGCACGTTGACCGTGGTAATATCATCTATGCAGGGGTAGATTACCAAGACATTCTTGACGCAGCTGAAAATGATCCTGACGGCTGTGACGTAATCCTTTGGGATGGTGGAAACAACGACTTTTCATTCTACGAGCCGGACTTGGCGATCACAGTTCTTGATCCACACCGTCCAGGCCATGAGTTGAAATACTATCCAGGTGAAGTTTGCTTGCGCACAACAGACGTATCAATTATCAATAAAATCGACAGTGCATCGGAAAAAGCGATTCAAACGGTGGAAAATAACATTAAATTTGCAGCACCAAATAGTACCATCATTAAAGCAGAATCAAAAATCTCTGTAGACAATCCTGAAATCATCAAAGGCAAGCGTGTACTGATTGTTGAAGACGGTCCGACATTAACTCACGGTGAAATGAAGCTAGGTGCTGGAGTCATCGCAGCGCAACGTCTTGGAGCAGCTGAAATTGTTGATCCGCGCCCATTTGCGGTAGGAAGCCTAATCACAACGTTCGAAAAGTATCAGCATATCGAAAACATCTTACCGGCTATGGGCTACGGTGATGAGCAGTTAAAAGACCTTGAAGCTACTATCAATGCGGCAGATGTAGATGCAGTGATTATTGGAACACCAATGGATCTTTCACGTGTCATCAATATCAATAAGCCATGTACACGTGTTTATTATGACTTAGATGAAATCGGTACTCCAAATCTTGAAACTGTACTAACAGAGTTCATCAAGAAACATAATCTTTCCACAACAAATGTGTAA
- the hisA gene encoding 1-(5-phosphoribosyl)-5-[(5-phosphoribosylamino)methylideneamino]imidazole-4-carboxamide isomerase, whose translation MILFPAIDIRDGKCVRLIQGDYAQEIIYNDSPTNMAQEWQSQGAEYIHVVDLDGAKTGNSANKQAIEAIAKAVNVPVQVGGGIRNMEIVDSHIANGVARVIIGTAAIQDPEFLKRAVEKHDDKIAVSIDARNGFVATDGWTETSDVKAVDLLQDLAKIGVKTVVYTDIMKDGMLQGPNFEELKIMDDASAIDIIASGGVSTEEDIKKLAASDMYGAIIGKALYEGKLSLKKLLGDDSHVNN comes from the coding sequence ATGATTTTATTCCCAGCAATCGACATTAGAGACGGCAAATGCGTCCGCCTCATTCAAGGCGACTACGCACAAGAAATAATCTACAATGATTCACCAACCAACATGGCGCAAGAATGGCAAAGCCAAGGAGCCGAATACATCCACGTCGTAGATCTAGACGGTGCAAAAACAGGCAATTCTGCCAATAAACAAGCGATCGAAGCCATCGCCAAAGCAGTCAACGTACCCGTTCAAGTAGGCGGCGGAATCCGCAACATGGAAATCGTCGACTCACACATCGCAAATGGTGTTGCACGTGTTATTATCGGTACTGCAGCGATTCAAGACCCGGAATTTCTTAAAAGAGCTGTTGAAAAACACGACGACAAAATTGCTGTATCGATCGACGCACGTAATGGCTTCGTCGCAACAGACGGCTGGACAGAAACAAGTGACGTCAAAGCAGTCGATCTACTACAAGACCTTGCGAAAATCGGCGTCAAAACAGTGGTCTACACGGATATCATGAAAGACGGCATGCTCCAAGGACCAAACTTTGAAGAACTGAAAATCATGGATGACGCATCTGCCATCGACATTATCGCTTCAGGTGGTGTATCTACAGAAGAAGATATCAAAAAACTTGCTGCTTCAGACATGTACGGCGCTATTATCGGGAAAGCATTATACGAAGGTAAACTATCCTTAAAAAAATTATTGGGGGACGACAGTCATGTCAACAACTAA
- the hisF gene encoding imidazole glycerol phosphate synthase subunit HisF yields MSTTKKIIPCLDVDNRKVVKGKKFLDVQEVADPLTLAKKYVADGADELVFYDISASTKNRGMFLDLIEEIAKEVPIPFIVGGGIRTLEDVDKVFELGGNKISINSAALTNPGLIKEVADKYGSDRVMLSMDVRQVGEGKWSVFAKGGMEETGIDAIEWAKKMEGLGAGELVVNSIDEDGVKDGYNLELNRAMADAVNIPIIASGGAGKPEHFKDVLTEGKATAALAASVFHFNEINIRDLKNYLVEENIAVRND; encoded by the coding sequence ATGTCAACAACTAAAAAGATCATTCCGTGTTTAGACGTAGATAATCGTAAAGTTGTAAAAGGAAAGAAATTTCTAGACGTTCAGGAAGTAGCAGATCCCCTAACATTAGCAAAAAAGTATGTTGCAGATGGTGCAGATGAACTCGTCTTCTATGACATTTCGGCATCGACGAAAAATCGTGGTATGTTCCTCGATTTAATTGAGGAAATTGCCAAGGAAGTACCGATCCCATTCATCGTAGGTGGCGGCATTCGTACGCTCGAAGATGTAGATAAAGTATTTGAACTGGGCGGTAATAAAATTTCGATCAATAGTGCAGCCTTGACGAATCCAGGTTTGATTAAAGAAGTTGCAGATAAATACGGCTCTGATCGTGTAATGCTGTCTATGGACGTTCGACAAGTTGGCGAAGGAAAGTGGTCTGTATTCGCAAAAGGCGGTATGGAAGAGACCGGAATTGACGCAATCGAATGGGCCAAAAAGATGGAAGGACTTGGCGCTGGAGAACTTGTTGTTAACAGCATTGATGAAGACGGTGTGAAAGATGGTTATAATCTTGAACTCAATCGTGCAATGGCTGATGCAGTCAATATCCCGATCATCGCTAGTGGTGGTGCCGGAAAACCTGAACACTTTAAAGACGTACTGACAGAAGGAAAAGCAACCGCAGCACTTGCAGCATCTGTATTCCACTTTAATGAAATTAATATTCGCGATTTGAAAAATTACTTAGTAGAAGAAAATATCGCAGTTAGGAATGACTAA
- the hisIE gene encoding bifunctional phosphoribosyl-AMP cyclohydrolase/phosphoribosyl-ATP diphosphatase HisIE, translating into MTKMTLDIHALKFDDKGLIPAVVQDDRTGEVLMLAYMNKESIEKTIETNQTWFYSRSRQELWNKGATSGNTQQVKRISVDCDQDTILLQVTPQGPACHTGEKTCFFTTVMEKEESLREVVYEVIDEIADRKANPIDGSYTTYLFNKGIDKVLKKVGEESTEVVIGAKNADKEEVSNEIADLVYHTLVLMNILDVDLTDVQQVLRERRPKKEVPRNE; encoded by the coding sequence ATGACTAAAATGACACTAGACATCCATGCATTAAAATTCGACGACAAAGGTCTAATCCCAGCAGTTGTACAAGATGATCGCACAGGGGAAGTCCTAATGCTTGCTTACATGAATAAAGAGTCCATTGAAAAAACAATCGAAACAAATCAAACATGGTTTTATAGCCGTTCAAGACAAGAACTATGGAATAAAGGCGCAACGTCGGGGAACACACAACAAGTAAAACGTATTTCTGTAGATTGCGATCAAGATACAATTCTTTTACAAGTAACACCACAAGGCCCTGCTTGTCACACAGGCGAAAAGACTTGCTTCTTCACAACGGTAATGGAAAAAGAAGAATCATTGCGTGAAGTAGTCTATGAAGTAATAGATGAAATTGCAGACCGTAAAGCGAATCCAATAGATGGTTCGTATACGACTTATTTATTCAATAAAGGTATCGACAAAGTGTTGAAAAAAGTTGGAGAGGAATCTACAGAAGTCGTAATCGGCGCAAAAAATGCAGACAAAGAAGAAGTCTCCAATGAAATTGCGGATCTTGTCTACCATACACTCGTATTGATGAATATTCTTGATGTGGATCTGACGGACGTTCAGCAAGTGTTGCGTGAGAGACGACCGAAAAAGGAAGTGCCGCGAAATGAGTAG
- the hisB gene encoding imidazoleglycerol-phosphate dehydratase HisB, which translates to MRKQQLTRKTGETSIEMEFSLDGTGETNINTGVGFFDHMLTAFAKHGRFDLSVTCDGDIEVDQHHSVEDVGIVLGQLFNQCIGTKEGIERFGLVSTPMDEALSTASIDISGRSFLVFNVEGMKDKVGEFDTELVEEFFLAFTNNAKITLHINLDYGKNTHHIIESVFKSFGRALRDASAMNPEIKGVPSTKGSL; encoded by the coding sequence ATGCGAAAACAACAACTCACACGTAAGACAGGCGAAACATCAATTGAAATGGAATTTTCACTAGACGGCACAGGAGAGACGAATATCAATACCGGCGTCGGATTCTTTGACCACATGCTGACGGCATTCGCAAAACACGGGCGCTTCGATCTATCCGTGACATGCGACGGCGACATTGAAGTAGACCAACACCATTCAGTAGAAGACGTAGGTATCGTACTCGGACAATTATTCAACCAATGCATCGGTACAAAAGAAGGAATAGAACGCTTCGGCCTTGTATCCACACCAATGGACGAAGCTCTATCCACTGCATCGATCGATATAAGCGGTCGCTCATTCCTCGTCTTTAACGTAGAAGGAATGAAAGACAAAGTAGGCGAATTCGACACAGAACTAGTCGAAGAATTCTTCCTAGCATTCACAAACAACGCTAAAATCACATTACACATTAACTTGGACTACGGAAAAAATACACATCACATCATCGAATCCGTATTCAAAAGCTTCGGCCGCGCCCTACGCGACGCCAGCGCAATGAACCCAGAAATAAAAGGTGTTCCTTCTACTAAAGGGTCATTGTAA
- the hisG gene encoding ATP phosphoribosyltransferase — protein sequence MDYLTVAMAKGRTAERAMKFLEKSDVHFSEFTDESRKLVIYDDKQKIKLIFVKAVDVPVYVEKGAADVGIVGKDVMMEDPRDVYELLDLGIGRCKLAVAGYPNTPVENVPFLTVASKYPLVAKEYFDKKGIRTEIIKLNGSIELAPLIGMSDVIVDIVETGTTLKENGLVVLQEMADVSARLIVNKASYATKTEDIQQFIKDMKEGLEVRS from the coding sequence ATGGATTATTTAACAGTAGCAATGGCAAAAGGACGGACAGCGGAACGCGCAATGAAGTTCCTCGAGAAATCGGATGTACATTTCTCTGAATTCACTGATGAGAGCCGAAAGCTTGTCATTTATGATGATAAACAAAAGATTAAACTAATATTTGTCAAAGCAGTAGATGTTCCTGTATACGTTGAGAAAGGCGCGGCGGATGTAGGGATAGTTGGTAAAGACGTCATGATGGAAGACCCCCGTGATGTCTATGAATTACTGGACTTGGGAATCGGACGTTGTAAGCTTGCAGTAGCGGGATATCCCAATACGCCAGTTGAAAATGTACCTTTCTTGACGGTTGCTTCAAAATATCCATTAGTTGCGAAAGAATATTTTGATAAAAAAGGAATCCGTACAGAAATTATCAAGTTGAATGGATCAATAGAACTTGCACCCTTAATCGGCATGTCAGATGTCATTGTCGATATTGTTGAGACAGGTACAACATTAAAAGAAAATGGTCTAGTCGTGTTGCAGGAGATGGCTGATGTCAGTGCTCGTTTGATTGTGAATAAGGCGAGTTATGCAACGAAAACTGAAGATATACAACAATTTATCAAAGATATGAAGGAAGGCTTGGAGGTGCGTTCATGA
- the hisD gene encoding histidinol dehydrogenase has product MKIIRGAEFTEELLKRDDSSQPDLEFDRNVLKIIDKVRSEGDTAVLDFTERFDGVKLESLLVTEAEIHEAEQAVTEDFYRALRSAKKRITTYHEAQKEQSWFLNPNEGIMLGQKVTPIDSVGLYVPGGKAAYPSTVLMNALPAKIAGVRQITMVTPPQRDGKINPHVLVAAKEAGVHRIYKVGGAQAIAALAYGTETIEKVVKITGPGNAYVARAKKWVFGDVAIDMIAGPSEICVVADTNTNPVYAAADLLSQAEHDERAAAVCITTCQSFADKLSKEVDRQLADLVRKEIASQSIEQFGRIIVVDSLQEAFDIVNRLAPEHLELMIDNPMEHLAAIRNAGAIFLGQHSPEALGDYMAGPNHTLPTSGTAAFSSPLGVYDFMKKSSIIYYSENALAEVADDIIVLANAEQLTGHANSIKVRKAGF; this is encoded by the coding sequence ATGAAGATTATTCGTGGAGCTGAATTCACTGAGGAACTGCTAAAACGCGATGATTCTAGTCAACCTGATTTGGAATTTGACCGTAATGTCCTAAAAATTATCGATAAAGTTCGTTCCGAAGGTGATACAGCCGTTCTAGATTTCACTGAACGTTTTGATGGAGTAAAGCTAGAAAGCTTATTGGTCACAGAAGCAGAAATCCATGAAGCGGAACAAGCCGTTACAGAGGATTTCTATCGTGCACTGCGCTCGGCAAAAAAGCGAATTACGACATATCACGAAGCACAAAAAGAACAATCTTGGTTCTTAAATCCAAACGAAGGAATCATGCTCGGTCAGAAAGTTACTCCGATAGACAGCGTGGGACTTTACGTTCCAGGGGGAAAAGCGGCTTACCCATCAACCGTTTTAATGAATGCACTACCAGCAAAGATTGCAGGAGTACGGCAGATTACCATGGTGACACCGCCACAACGTGATGGCAAAATCAATCCACACGTATTGGTCGCAGCGAAAGAAGCGGGCGTTCATCGTATCTATAAAGTAGGTGGTGCACAAGCGATAGCTGCGTTAGCGTACGGTACAGAGACGATTGAAAAGGTTGTTAAAATTACTGGACCTGGTAATGCATATGTTGCTCGTGCGAAAAAATGGGTGTTCGGTGATGTAGCCATTGATATGATTGCAGGACCAAGTGAAATTTGTGTCGTGGCCGATACGAATACGAATCCAGTTTATGCGGCAGCAGATTTACTATCTCAAGCAGAACACGATGAGCGGGCAGCAGCAGTTTGCATCACTACTTGCCAATCGTTTGCGGACAAGCTCTCAAAAGAAGTGGACCGTCAGCTTGCCGATCTTGTTCGTAAGGAAATTGCGTCACAGTCTATTGAGCAATTCGGACGCATTATTGTTGTCGATTCATTGCAAGAAGCATTTGATATCGTTAACCGATTGGCACCTGAACACTTGGAACTCATGATTGACAATCCAATGGAACACTTGGCTGCTATACGAAACGCAGGCGCCATTTTCCTAGGACAGCACTCACCTGAAGCGTTAGGGGATTATATGGCAGGACCTAATCACACATTGCCAACAAGCGGAACCGCAGCGTTCTCTTCTCCGTTAGGTGTGTATGATTTCATGAAAAAGTCGAGTATTATCTATTATTCTGAGAATGCTTTGGCAGAAGTGGCAGATGACATCATAGTATTGGCAAATGCCGAACAATTAACAGGACACGCCAATTCGATCAAAGTACGAAAGGCAGGATTCTAA
- the hisC gene encoding histidinol-phosphate transaminase has product MSRFLSTVARRTEPYVPGEQLNQPDIIKLNTNENPYPPSPKVLEAIQSELNGNTLQRYPSPTVDPLRHAIAETYGLTKENVFVGNGSDEVLAFSFMAFFEPGKTIKFPEISYSFYPVYSKLFNISFEKVPLNNDFTLPKKQFYNSPGGVIIPNPNAPTSIYAELDVIEDILKNNPDQIVIIDEAYIDFAGPSAMKLIDRYANLLVIQTTSKSRALAGLRIGFALGQPELIAGLTRIKDSFNSYTIDRLAMAGATAAFVDHAYFTESTNKIIRTRESAVHMLKELGFEVLPSDANFVFAKPLHKEAKVLYQLLKDRGILVRHFDQEGIRDYIRISIGTDNQMNTLFEVLKQLTK; this is encoded by the coding sequence ATGAGTAGATTTCTGAGCACAGTTGCACGCCGTACAGAACCTTATGTTCCGGGTGAGCAGTTGAATCAGCCAGATATCATTAAATTGAATACGAATGAAAATCCTTATCCGCCAAGTCCGAAAGTCTTAGAAGCGATCCAATCAGAACTGAATGGAAATACATTACAGCGTTATCCATCACCTACAGTGGACCCATTGCGTCACGCGATTGCGGAAACATATGGTCTGACAAAAGAAAATGTCTTCGTAGGTAATGGATCTGATGAAGTGCTGGCATTTTCTTTCATGGCATTTTTCGAACCAGGAAAAACTATTAAATTTCCGGAAATCAGCTATAGCTTTTATCCGGTCTATTCCAAGCTATTCAATATTTCATTCGAAAAAGTGCCGCTGAATAATGATTTCACACTTCCTAAAAAGCAATTTTATAATTCACCAGGCGGAGTCATTATACCGAATCCCAATGCACCTACGAGTATTTATGCAGAATTGGATGTAATCGAGGATATCTTGAAAAATAATCCTGATCAGATTGTCATCATTGATGAAGCATATATTGATTTTGCAGGTCCATCCGCTATGAAATTGATCGATCGTTATGCGAATTTATTAGTCATTCAAACGACGTCTAAATCTCGTGCGCTAGCAGGACTACGTATCGGATTTGCATTAGGACAACCTGAATTGATTGCTGGTTTAACGCGTATTAAAGATTCGTTCAATTCGTACACGATTGATCGTTTGGCAATGGCTGGTGCTACTGCGGCATTTGTAGATCATGCATACTTTACAGAAAGTACGAATAAAATCATTCGCACTCGTGAATCAGCAGTCCATATGTTGAAAGAGTTAGGTTTCGAAGTACTACCTTCAGACGCGAATTTCGTCTTTGCAAAGCCTTTACACAAGGAAGCAAAAGTATTATACCAACTGTTAAAAGACCGTGGAATATTAGTTCGTCACTTCGATCAAGAAGGTATTCGTGATTATATACGTATTTCCATTGGTACTGACAACCAGATGAATACACTGTTTGAAGTGCTTAAACAACTTACTAAATGA